The following proteins come from a genomic window of Rutidosis leptorrhynchoides isolate AG116_Rl617_1_P2 chromosome 10, CSIRO_AGI_Rlap_v1, whole genome shotgun sequence:
- the LOC139872507 gene encoding uncharacterized protein OsI_027940-like codes for MSRHPEVKWAQREDKLFITVVLADTKDAKVDLAPEGVFTFTAKAGQHEYDLKLELFDKVNVEESKISIGERSIFCILEKAEPKWWNKLLGGDAKTPHYVKVDWDKWVDEDDDAGPAADLDMGGMDFSKFGDMGGMGGMGGMGMPGMGGMGMPGMGGMGMPGMGGMGMPGMGGMGMEGMPDMSEFMGGDDEDSDDEGQEAETKPAATSEATKEAVEAAPSK; via the exons atgag TCGTCATCCTGAGGTTAAGTGGGCCCAGAGAGAGGATAAACTTTTTATTACCGTGGTTTTGGCCGATACTAAAGATGCCAAAGTCGATTTAGCTCCTGAAGGAGTATTTACGTTTACTGCTAAAGCTGGTCAGCATGAGTATGACCTAAAGCTTGAGCTTTTTGACAAAGTTAACGTAGAG gAGAGCAAAATCAGCATAGGTGAGAGAAGTATATTCTGTATTTTGGAGAAAGCAGAGCCTAAATGGTGGAACAAACTTTTGGGCGGAGATGCTAAGACCCCGCATTACGTTAAAGTTGATTGGGACAAATGGGTTGACGAAGATGATGATGCTG GTCCTGCTGCGGATCTTGACATGGGAGGAATGGATTTCTCG AAATTTGGAGACATGGGAGGCATGGGTGGTATGGGCGGCATGGGGATGCCTGGCATGGGCGGCATGGGGATGCCTGGCATGGGCGGTATGGGAATGCCTGGAATGGGCGGCATGGGGATGCCTGGCATGGGCGGCATGGGAATGGAAGGTATGCCCGACATGAGTGAATTCATGGGCGGTGATGATGAAGACAGTGATGATGAAG GTCAAGAAGCGGAAACAAAGCCAGCTGCGACGAGTGAAGCAACCAAAGAAGCTGTTGAAGCTGCACCAAGCAAATAG